In Lacibacter sp. H375, one DNA window encodes the following:
- a CDS encoding glycoside hydrolase family 2 protein, whose product MKYSVRTKIGLAVFVGMLLCKSDIFAQKQPNFGLTKKQPAATLPKGKAPFQTAVEKPRSGKAGEATALGNARYSLTSGWELTDDLTSLLGNASVFTEAINTKGWYDAVVPGTVLTSLVAAGKFPDPYFGLNNMAITDSLCRKEWWYRTTFETPKNENGKLAWLWFNGINYKARVWLNGHLLGDIKGAFIRGKFNVTDYLKTNGRNVLLVQILPPHNPGIPDEQSALSGMGKNGGVHTLDGPAFFATEGWDWIPGIRDRNMGIWQDVQLSFTGTVTSSDPQVITDLPLPDTTSASVTLRTTVVNNSTSTQEATIHFSFEGVAVSKKVKLAPGQILPVVFTPADNAQLNVKNPRLWWPNGYGLPNLYNATIKVTDAKAVEEIKQFRFGIREYSYEMMADTEEKQAVRFAYSPTDSRTDKPIIDFTKRRAFKDKIFIPTLRKEFPSEKMQVLSDNDNPFLVIKVNAVAVYCKGGNWGIDDAMKKVSRENLEPAFRLHREANFNMIRNWTGESTEPVFFDLADEYGMLVWNDFWLSTEGFNLNPSDDQLFLDNSIDMIKRYRNHPSIAIWCPRNEGYAPAGIENDLATQIAKEDGTRHYIGNSREINLRQSGPWHFFVNNKDYFTKQGDGFTTEIGTFSVPEASTIRKFIAPEDQWPINDVWHYHDLHTNNQNLEGYLHTADSLYGVSNSLDDFNRKIQLINYDSHRAIFEAWNNKLWNNSSGVLLWMSHPAWPSMIWQTYSWDFQTHGSFYGSKKGCEPLHIQMNLHNNKVIAVNTSLNNVKDAIAFMQVYTMDGKVLQNKTAPLAIQANAKAEVFTATLDEASLPANYLVRLSIKDKKGDVLADNEYWKANTATGHFKAFNQLPDVTLSSKAVRLANNKIKIELENKTKHPAVGIKLDALDNAAQIVLPAYFSDGYFTLLPGEKKTILLEPVDTKAIKEIKVAGYNVTGVVSIKN is encoded by the coding sequence ATGAAATATTCTGTACGTACTAAAATCGGGTTAGCTGTTTTTGTTGGTATGCTGCTTTGTAAGAGCGATATATTCGCTCAGAAGCAACCCAATTTTGGATTAACAAAAAAACAACCGGCAGCAACCTTACCAAAGGGAAAAGCGCCGTTTCAAACAGCAGTTGAAAAACCAAGATCGGGTAAAGCAGGTGAAGCAACAGCGCTGGGCAATGCTCGATATTCGCTTACTAGTGGCTGGGAATTGACAGATGATCTTACAAGTTTGTTAGGTAATGCTTCTGTGTTTACTGAAGCCATTAATACCAAAGGTTGGTACGATGCAGTGGTTCCGGGAACAGTGTTAACTTCTTTAGTTGCAGCCGGAAAATTTCCCGATCCTTATTTTGGGTTGAACAACATGGCCATCACAGATTCGTTGTGTCGCAAAGAATGGTGGTACCGTACAACATTTGAAACACCAAAAAATGAAAATGGAAAATTAGCCTGGCTTTGGTTCAACGGCATCAACTACAAAGCACGTGTTTGGTTAAATGGTCATTTGCTTGGCGATATTAAAGGAGCATTCATACGTGGTAAGTTCAATGTAACAGATTATTTAAAAACAAACGGACGCAATGTATTGCTTGTGCAAATATTACCGCCACATAATCCGGGCATACCCGATGAACAATCCGCATTGTCGGGCATGGGTAAAAATGGCGGTGTACATACATTGGATGGTCCCGCATTTTTTGCAACAGAAGGCTGGGATTGGATACCCGGTATCAGAGATCGTAACATGGGTATCTGGCAGGATGTACAACTATCTTTCACCGGTACTGTCACTTCTTCTGATCCGCAGGTAATCACTGATCTGCCGTTGCCCGATACAACCAGTGCATCTGTTACATTGCGTACAACAGTTGTCAACAACAGCACATCAACACAGGAAGCAACGATTCATTTTTCGTTTGAAGGAGTAGCAGTCTCTAAAAAAGTAAAACTGGCACCGGGACAAATATTGCCTGTTGTATTTACGCCTGCTGATAATGCACAACTCAACGTAAAAAATCCACGCTTGTGGTGGCCCAATGGTTATGGCTTACCGAATTTGTACAACGCTACTATTAAAGTAACGGATGCGAAAGCTGTTGAAGAAATCAAACAATTTCGTTTCGGCATAAGAGAATATTCGTATGAAATGATGGCGGATACAGAAGAGAAACAAGCGGTTCGTTTTGCATACAGCCCAACAGATAGTAGAACAGATAAACCCATTATTGATTTTACAAAACGCCGTGCATTCAAAGACAAAATATTTATACCTACACTGCGTAAAGAATTTCCATCGGAAAAAATGCAAGTACTGTCAGATAATGACAATCCATTTTTGGTGATTAAAGTGAATGCTGTTGCCGTGTATTGTAAAGGTGGCAACTGGGGGATAGATGATGCCATGAAAAAAGTAAGCCGGGAAAATCTGGAACCTGCCTTTCGTTTGCATCGTGAAGCAAACTTCAATATGATCCGTAACTGGACAGGTGAAAGTACAGAACCTGTATTTTTTGATCTGGCCGATGAATACGGCATGTTGGTGTGGAATGATTTCTGGCTGAGTACCGAAGGCTTCAACCTCAACCCAAGCGATGATCAATTGTTTTTGGACAACAGTATAGATATGATTAAACGTTACCGCAATCATCCATCCATTGCTATCTGGTGTCCGAGAAACGAAGGCTATGCACCTGCAGGTATTGAAAACGATCTGGCAACACAGATTGCAAAAGAAGATGGTACACGACATTACATCGGCAACTCAAGAGAAATAAATCTGCGGCAGAGCGGTCCCTGGCATTTCTTCGTGAACAACAAAGATTATTTTACCAAACAAGGCGATGGGTTTACAACAGAGATCGGTACATTCTCTGTTCCTGAAGCCAGTACTATCCGCAAGTTTATAGCACCGGAAGATCAATGGCCCATCAATGATGTATGGCACTACCACGATCTGCACACCAACAATCAAAACCTCGAAGGCTATCTGCATACAGCAGACAGTTTGTATGGAGTTTCGAATAGTCTTGATGATTTTAATCGCAAGATTCAACTCATCAATTACGACAGTCACAGAGCCATCTTTGAAGCATGGAATAATAAATTATGGAACAACAGCAGTGGCGTATTGCTGTGGATGAGTCATCCTGCTTGGCCCAGCATGATCTGGCAAACCTATTCATGGGATTTTCAAACACATGGTTCGTTTTACGGTTCGAAGAAAGGATGCGAGCCTTTGCATATTCAAATGAACCTGCACAACAACAAGGTAATTGCCGTGAATACTTCGTTGAACAACGTGAAGGATGCAATCGCTTTTATGCAGGTATACACAATGGATGGAAAAGTATTGCAAAACAAAACTGCTCCTCTTGCTATTCAGGCAAATGCAAAAGCCGAAGTGTTTACAGCAACATTGGATGAAGCCAGCTTGCCTGCTAATTATTTGGTACGTCTTTCCATAAAAGATAAAAAAGGGGATGTGCTGGCTGACAATGAATATTGGAAAGCCAATACAGCAACAGGCCATTTTAAAGCATTCAACCAGTTGCCTGATGTAACCCTTTCTTCGAAAGCAGTACGTCTTGCAAACAATAAGATTAAAATTGAATTGGAAAATAAAACCAAACATCCTGCTGTAGGTATCAAGTTAGATGCACTGGACAACGCAGCACAAATTGTACTGCCGGCTTATTTCAGCGACGGATATTTTACATTGCTCCCCGGCGAAAAGAAAACCATTTTGCTTGAACCTGTTGATACAAAAGCTATCAAAGAAATAAAAGTAGCCGGTTATAATGTCACTGGAGTTGTATCCATTAAAAACTAA
- a CDS encoding sulfatase family protein, translated as MQRQKKKNGSRKSILIAVFCMAVTIVFGFDRKQEENPPKPMNVIFILTDDHRFDFMGFTGRVPWLETPAMDRMAKEGVWVRNATVTTALCSPSRASILTGQYAHTHKVVDNFSPLPDNLNFFPEYLQKVGYRTAFFGKWHMGHAGDDPQKGFNHWESFKGQGVYFNPMLNINGQRVQYKDSTYITDLLTEHAATWMRQQPKNKPFFMYVSHKGVHDEFMPAPRHRNKYHGKPINYPSTINLTATENSKLHGDVCKSPIAAMVKNDTNYNVKDIPQWVWAQRNSWHGVDFMYDGRVQFDDFYYRYCETLLAIDESVASIRKTVEELGIADNTMIIYMGDNGFLMGEHGLIDKRNMYEESQKVPLLVYAPGMSHNGQPLDQIIQGIDIAPTVLEVAGVTKPANMQGQSFLPLLQDKTVNWRNKAFYEYYWEFSYPQTPTTLGVREGSHKFIFYPGLWDVSEFYDLSTDPEEKKNLYRHPAWQNEIGRMRKELWSWLQETGGLQIPLKPINEKRGDYGSKGLY; from the coding sequence ATGCAACGACAGAAGAAAAAAAACGGCAGTCGTAAATCAATATTAATTGCTGTGTTTTGCATGGCAGTTACAATTGTGTTTGGGTTTGATCGAAAGCAGGAAGAGAATCCACCCAAACCCATGAATGTGATTTTCATTTTAACCGATGATCACCGGTTTGATTTTATGGGTTTCACCGGTAGAGTGCCGTGGCTGGAAACACCCGCAATGGACAGAATGGCGAAAGAAGGAGTGTGGGTACGCAATGCTACAGTAACGACTGCACTCTGTTCTCCATCACGGGCATCTATCCTTACCGGGCAATATGCTCACACACATAAAGTGGTTGATAATTTTTCACCACTGCCTGATAATTTAAACTTCTTTCCGGAGTATCTGCAGAAAGTTGGTTACCGTACTGCGTTCTTCGGCAAATGGCATATGGGTCATGCAGGTGATGATCCGCAAAAAGGATTCAATCATTGGGAAAGTTTCAAAGGACAGGGTGTGTATTTCAATCCAATGTTGAATATTAATGGACAGCGTGTGCAATACAAAGACAGTACATACATCACTGATCTGTTAACCGAACATGCTGCAACATGGATGCGTCAGCAACCGAAGAATAAACCTTTCTTCATGTATGTATCGCATAAAGGTGTGCACGATGAATTTATGCCTGCACCTCGTCATCGTAACAAGTATCATGGCAAGCCCATCAATTATCCGTCTACCATCAACTTAACAGCAACAGAAAATAGCAAACTGCATGGTGATGTGTGCAAAAGTCCGATTGCAGCGATGGTGAAGAATGATACCAATTACAATGTAAAAGATATTCCGCAATGGGTATGGGCACAACGTAACAGCTGGCATGGTGTAGATTTTATGTACGATGGTCGTGTACAGTTTGATGATTTTTATTATCGCTATTGCGAAACATTGTTGGCCATTGATGAGAGTGTGGCGAGCATCAGAAAAACAGTAGAAGAATTGGGTATTGCTGATAATACAATGATCATTTATATGGGCGATAATGGTTTCCTCATGGGTGAACATGGACTCATCGACAAACGCAATATGTACGAAGAAAGTCAGAAAGTGCCGTTACTGGTGTATGCACCGGGTATGTCGCACAATGGTCAACCACTCGATCAGATCATCCAGGGAATTGATATTGCACCTACTGTACTCGAAGTAGCAGGTGTAACAAAACCCGCCAATATGCAGGGGCAATCGTTCTTACCGCTGCTGCAGGATAAAACAGTGAACTGGCGTAATAAAGCATTTTACGAATACTACTGGGAGTTCTCTTATCCGCAAACACCAACAACGTTGGGTGTAAGAGAAGGCTCTCATAAATTTATTTTCTATCCCGGTCTTTGGGATGTATCTGAATTTTATGATTTGAGTACGGACCCCGAAGAAAAGAAAAATCTCTATCGTCATCCGGCATGGCAAAATGAAATTGGCCGTATGCGCAAAGAACTATGGAGTTGGCTCCAGGAAACTGGTGGCTTACAAATTCCATTAAAGCCAATCAATGAAAAACGGGGCGATTACGGTAGCAAAGGATTGTATTAA
- a CDS encoding TonB-dependent receptor produces the protein MKLIAVFLFVASMQVFAEAHSQTVTLSVKNAPFQKVLKEIRKQTGYNYICTVEMMELVGNVSVNAKNVPLQQALDECLQKTPLTFTIIENTIVIKRKITAEPSANVTKESPPADITVKGKITDESGTPLPGASVNLKGTGKGVNTDANGEFTISVPDNSSMILVISFVGMESKEVSVKGTTSVQVTLSKQEIQQQEIVVVGYGTQKKATVTGAIAQIGAKVLQSAPVPNTSQLLVGRMPGLLSKTASGLPGEDNASLQIRGYGSALVIVDGLPTPFNRIDPNDIESVSILKDASAAIYGARAGNGVILVTTKRGKTGAPQITYTGTYTYQMPSAFQNTVNAGDWAELRREAALNYGLSPGEFTEEVVQKYKAGTEANYKSYNWRDAIFRTGAPMLQQSITVSGGTPTLKYFGSLGVTDQQSVFTSGDYYYKRYNSRLNVDATIAKNLSLRFDMQYRFGQDQQVGSIEDVMVDFSTAQPRYNPYLPDPTKNAYTGFQGRNPLLRIDAERRGYNRTSSNFFNGQIGLNYKIPFIDGLRIGADLLVSQSADYTKVFNTPAEVYDYDYDTQVYTYMANMGNFISLRETNARYFQVYPMVKVNYDREFGEHRISAMGIAEQLQNGGNSLMAFRRDLLSPSIQQLFSGGQDFQDNTGTQSQMSRVAYIGKVNYDFAGKYLAEFILRADASANFPKNSRWGYFPGVSVGWVFSKEKFMDNASSWLSNGKLRLSYGQSGNDGTSQFSYLTGYDIDAGGYIMGNTFYKTISTTGLPNPNITWESITNYNAGIDLTLWKGKLVFEGNVFYRLRDGILASQQRAVPSTFGATLPPVNLNKQSNRGFELMIDYRPKINGVQLSIMPTFTFTQNKWEYRDETAYTDPDQIRIYQLTGKSTNLSWGYKSDGIFMSQGEIDKLTFNQDGVGNTTLRPGDIRYVDLNSDGILDWRDQDVIGKGTFPEVVYSLVMGATYKGLSLEMLWQGSTGFNFYVTGASASMFSNESIPYDYHYTYRWQPDPANPTQNINPKAQLPAASLGLNPNNIKRSDFWMKDATFIRLRNVNLSYSFSGNWTKKLGFKNLQVFTSATNLLTFSKLGFYKNTFDPDANLSGEGRNYPIHKNIAGGVRLTF, from the coding sequence ATGAAACTTATTGCTGTCTTTCTCTTCGTGGCCAGTATGCAGGTATTTGCAGAAGCCCACTCACAAACTGTAACGCTTTCAGTAAAGAATGCGCCCTTCCAGAAAGTATTAAAGGAAATCAGAAAACAAACAGGCTATAATTATATATGCACTGTTGAAATGATGGAACTGGTGGGTAATGTAAGTGTGAACGCCAAAAATGTTCCCTTACAACAGGCGCTGGATGAATGCTTGCAGAAAACGCCGCTTACGTTTACCATTATAGAAAATACAATTGTAATAAAACGTAAGATAACGGCAGAACCATCTGCAAATGTTACAAAAGAATCGCCTCCTGCCGACATTACGGTAAAAGGAAAAATAACAGATGAAAGCGGAACGCCGCTGCCGGGTGCATCTGTAAATTTAAAAGGAACCGGCAAAGGAGTAAACACCGATGCCAACGGCGAATTTACAATCAGTGTACCCGACAACTCATCGATGATTCTGGTGATTTCTTTTGTGGGTATGGAATCAAAAGAAGTAAGTGTAAAAGGAACCACAAGCGTACAGGTCACCTTAAGCAAACAGGAAATTCAGCAACAGGAAATTGTAGTTGTAGGTTACGGTACACAAAAGAAAGCAACCGTTACAGGAGCCATTGCACAGATAGGTGCAAAAGTTTTACAGTCGGCACCTGTTCCCAATACATCACAATTACTTGTTGGTAGAATGCCCGGGCTTTTGTCGAAAACAGCAAGCGGTTTGCCCGGTGAGGATAATGCAAGTCTGCAGATCAGGGGCTATGGATCAGCGTTAGTAATTGTTGATGGATTGCCTACACCTTTCAACCGCATCGATCCGAATGATATCGAATCAGTTTCTATTCTCAAAGATGCATCTGCTGCAATTTATGGTGCAAGAGCAGGAAACGGTGTGATCCTCGTTACAACAAAGCGTGGTAAAACAGGTGCTCCACAAATTACGTATACAGGCACCTACACCTATCAGATGCCTTCTGCTTTTCAGAATACAGTTAATGCAGGCGACTGGGCTGAGCTACGCAGAGAAGCGGCATTGAATTACGGTTTGAGCCCCGGTGAATTTACAGAAGAAGTAGTGCAGAAATATAAAGCAGGTACCGAAGCGAACTACAAATCGTATAACTGGCGTGATGCCATCTTCCGTACAGGTGCACCCATGTTGCAACAGAGTATAACAGTTAGTGGTGGTACTCCAACATTAAAATATTTTGGTTCACTTGGTGTTACCGATCAGCAAAGTGTTTTTACCTCAGGAGATTATTATTACAAGCGTTATAACTCAAGATTAAACGTTGATGCAACCATTGCAAAGAATTTGTCTTTGCGGTTTGATATGCAGTATCGTTTTGGTCAGGATCAGCAGGTAGGTTCAATTGAAGATGTAATGGTAGATTTTAGCACAGCACAACCACGTTACAATCCCTACCTGCCTGACCCGACCAAAAATGCATATACAGGTTTTCAGGGCCGCAATCCATTATTGCGTATTGATGCAGAACGTAGAGGATACAATCGTACCAGCTCTAACTTCTTTAATGGTCAGATTGGACTCAACTATAAAATACCCTTTATTGATGGATTGCGTATCGGTGCCGATTTATTGGTGAGTCAGTCTGCAGATTATACGAAAGTATTTAACACGCCCGCCGAAGTATATGACTACGATTACGACACACAGGTTTATACCTACATGGCCAACATGGGTAATTTCATTTCACTCAGAGAAACCAATGCACGTTACTTCCAGGTTTATCCAATGGTGAAAGTGAATTACGATCGTGAATTTGGTGAACATCGCATCAGTGCAATGGGTATTGCCGAGCAACTGCAGAATGGTGGTAATTCGTTAATGGCTTTTCGACGTGATCTGTTGTCGCCATCCATACAACAACTGTTTTCCGGTGGCCAGGACTTTCAGGATAATACAGGAACCCAAAGTCAAATGTCGAGAGTGGCGTACATCGGTAAAGTGAATTATGATTTTGCAGGTAAGTACCTCGCCGAATTTATTTTAAGAGCTGATGCCAGTGCGAATTTCCCCAAGAATTCAAGGTGGGGTTATTTTCCCGGCGTTTCTGTTGGCTGGGTTTTCTCGAAAGAGAAATTTATGGATAATGCATCATCATGGCTTTCGAATGGTAAGCTGAGACTTTCTTACGGACAGTCGGGTAACGATGGTACCAGCCAGTTCAGTTATCTCACCGGTTATGATATTGATGCAGGTGGATATATTATGGGAAATACGTTTTACAAAACAATCAGTACCACAGGTCTTCCAAATCCAAATATTACCTGGGAGAGTATAACCAACTATAACGCAGGTATTGATTTAACACTGTGGAAAGGCAAACTGGTATTTGAAGGAAACGTGTTTTACAGATTAAGGGATGGTATCCTTGCTTCGCAGCAAAGAGCGGTGCCTTCAACTTTTGGCGCAACCTTACCTCCGGTAAATCTCAACAAACAAAGTAACAGAGGTTTTGAACTGATGATCGATTACCGCCCAAAGATCAACGGTGTACAGCTTTCAATTATGCCCACGTTTACGTTTACACAAAACAAATGGGAGTACAGAGATGAAACAGCTTATACCGATCCCGATCAAATCAGAATTTATCAGTTAACAGGTAAATCAACCAACCTTTCATGGGGCTATAAGTCGGATGGTATTTTTATGTCACAAGGAGAAATTGATAAACTCACATTTAACCAGGATGGTGTAGGTAATACAACTCTGCGTCCGGGCGATATCCGTTATGTTGATTTGAATAGCGATGGTATTCTCGATTGGCGTGATCAGGATGTGATCGGTAAAGGAACCTTCCCCGAAGTAGTGTACAGTTTGGTGATGGGCGCCACTTATAAAGGTCTGTCGTTAGAAATGTTATGGCAAGGTTCAACCGGATTTAATTTTTATGTAACCGGTGCATCGGCATCTATGTTTTCAAACGAATCGATTCCCTACGATTATCATTATACCTACCGCTGGCAGCCCGATCCTGCAAACCCAACGCAGAACATCAATCCAAAGGCACAATTGCCGGCAGCATCATTGGGCTTAAACCCCAATAACATTAAGCGTTCCGATTTCTGGATGAAAGATGCAACATTCATTCGTTTACGGAATGTGAATTTATCGTACAGCTTCAGTGGTAACTGGACTAAAAAATTAGGGTTTAAAAATTTGCAGGTATTTACATCTGCTACCAATCTGCTTACGTTCAGTAAGCTTGGATTTTACAAGAACACGTTTGATCCGGATGCGAACTTAAGTGGAGAAGGACGTAACTATCCGATTCATAAAAATATTGCAGGCGGAGTGCGCTTAACATTTTAA
- a CDS encoding WD40/YVTN/BNR-like repeat-containing protein, which translates to MNIYSLTFLLLFKFAFAFPVTDSEQKPTSPKPGVANLVFKSADGGQSWQNISEGLPGDKLEGSLFVNDGGFYLRTGKYIYHSKPNNKAPFWEKESFPDEHSNIAPGKNGMFAYDYHQGKFRQRINGSAEWKPVYENFQLKGIIDVVEITSGTVFIVCDRGRGLYRSTDKGKNWKEVTRGVWKLVESNGVLMANSVNGTIRSTDDGKTWETVISEGGVGIDITRIDGGFASITFNTQSNTRRIRVSYDGGKTWQPIDAGLQTSTFGVPVAKPFSQMNQPDSVWNPIAINTELPEQAFISSIVQVGEDFFCGHPAGIFKTSDKGKTWKLILPSVDGKVFNLSVSGGVIYAIPRNRGC; encoded by the coding sequence ATGAACATCTACAGTCTTACTTTTCTGCTCCTTTTTAAATTCGCCTTTGCATTCCCTGTCACGGATAGTGAGCAAAAACCAACTTCACCTAAGCCCGGGGTTGCGAACCTCGTTTTTAAATCTGCTGATGGCGGACAAAGCTGGCAGAACATCAGCGAAGGGTTGCCCGGAGACAAGCTGGAGGGTAGCCTTTTTGTAAATGATGGCGGGTTCTATTTACGCACCGGCAAATATATCTATCACAGTAAACCAAACAACAAGGCGCCTTTCTGGGAGAAAGAAAGTTTCCCTGACGAACACAGCAATATTGCCCCTGGTAAGAACGGGATGTTTGCCTACGATTATCACCAGGGTAAGTTCAGGCAACGAATAAACGGATCGGCTGAATGGAAACCTGTGTATGAGAATTTTCAGTTGAAAGGAATCATCGACGTTGTTGAAATTACCAGTGGCACTGTTTTCATTGTTTGTGACCGTGGCCGTGGCCTTTACAGATCCACTGACAAAGGAAAAAACTGGAAAGAAGTTACCCGTGGCGTATGGAAATTGGTAGAGTCGAACGGTGTACTGATGGCGAACAGTGTGAATGGAACAATCAGATCGACCGATGATGGCAAAACCTGGGAAACTGTGATCAGTGAAGGCGGTGTGGGCATTGATATAACACGCATCGATGGTGGTTTTGCTTCTATCACGTTCAATACACAGTCGAATACCAGGAGAATCAGGGTATCCTACGATGGAGGAAAAACCTGGCAGCCAATTGATGCCGGCTTACAGACATCAACTTTCGGTGTTCCGGTAGCAAAACCTTTCTCACAAATGAATCAACCTGATTCAGTGTGGAATCCCATTGCCATAAATACCGAGCTTCCTGAGCAAGCCTTTATCAGTTCAATTGTGCAGGTTGGTGAAGACTTCTTTTGTGGTCATCCTGCCGGTATTTTTAAAACATCAGACAAAGGGAAAACATGGAAACTGATACTACCTTCTGTTGACGGTAAGGTCTTTAATTTATCTGTTTCCGGCGGTGTGATTTATGCGATACCGAGGAATAGAGGATGTTGA
- a CDS encoding RagB/SusD family nutrient uptake outer membrane protein: protein MRNIIIAFIITGLVGCTKVLDIQPLDMIAETAVFKDKNLIEANLLSLYDRTKFQELGNQENFRMGLLAGPGGECRAFGDWQDPYIASIKIYDNTGSGLLDYWAYTAIRQINEFIEGVKGSSFEQTYKDQKISEARFLRGFIYHQMVKRFGGVPIITKVQQLTDPESELFPVRNKEAEVYDFIGKEMDEIAALLPASYAGNDYGRPTKFAALALKSRAMLYAGSIAKFGTVALDGVVGIPSSEADKYFTAAMDASKAIMDNPAFSLYNKVPSDPVKNFTQLFTDENNNPEIIFGVKWDATLNKGHSWDALCTPAGFTSGWNSNFNVFLEFMDLFDYQDGRSGVMNRSLLTNTRLHDIDSLFGKRDPRFRASTFYPECIWQGKKVFFHSSTRYRNASGQVVTSSSETFMIPNSVSAQFPDGFYAKAPNRNTQKTGVHVRKRCDEALTPAASGQSSTDFIVFRLGEILLNYAEAAFYLNKNTEALNAINLVRARAKMPLRTTLTEANIRQERQVELAFEEHRYWDLRRWRIAEQELNGKRLQGLNYVYDFDAKKYIITLKNAEGTARVFQPRHYYLPLGIDRIADNPSLVENQGY, encoded by the coding sequence ATGAGAAATATAATCATTGCTTTCATTATAACTGGATTGGTGGGTTGTACCAAAGTATTAGATATACAACCGCTCGATATGATTGCTGAAACAGCAGTGTTTAAAGATAAAAATCTGATAGAAGCTAACCTGCTGAGTTTATACGACCGTACGAAATTTCAGGAACTGGGTAACCAGGAAAATTTCAGAATGGGTTTATTAGCAGGACCTGGTGGCGAATGCAGAGCTTTTGGCGATTGGCAGGATCCTTACATCGCTTCTATTAAGATTTACGATAACACAGGTTCCGGTTTGCTCGACTATTGGGCTTACACCGCTATCAGACAAATAAATGAATTTATTGAGGGTGTGAAAGGTTCATCATTTGAACAAACGTATAAAGACCAAAAAATAAGTGAAGCCCGTTTTTTGCGTGGGTTCATTTATCATCAAATGGTGAAACGTTTTGGGGGTGTTCCTATTATTACAAAAGTTCAACAGTTAACTGATCCCGAATCAGAATTATTTCCTGTCCGCAACAAAGAAGCAGAAGTATATGATTTTATTGGAAAAGAAATGGACGAGATAGCCGCATTATTACCTGCTTCGTATGCGGGCAATGATTATGGCCGACCCACCAAATTTGCTGCACTTGCACTTAAAAGCAGAGCGATGCTATATGCAGGCAGTATTGCAAAATTCGGTACAGTCGCTTTGGATGGAGTAGTAGGTATACCTTCCAGTGAAGCAGATAAATATTTTACGGCTGCCATGGATGCATCAAAAGCAATCATGGATAATCCTGCATTTAGTTTGTACAACAAGGTTCCTTCCGATCCCGTTAAAAACTTTACGCAGTTGTTTACGGATGAAAATAATAACCCCGAAATAATCTTTGGCGTTAAATGGGATGCAACACTTAACAAAGGACATTCATGGGATGCATTGTGTACACCGGCAGGTTTTACATCGGGTTGGAATTCGAACTTTAATGTGTTCCTCGAATTTATGGACCTGTTCGATTACCAGGATGGAAGATCCGGTGTGATGAACCGCTCCTTGCTTACAAACACAAGGTTGCATGATATCGATTCATTATTCGGAAAGCGTGATCCCCGTTTCAGAGCATCAACTTTTTATCCTGAATGTATATGGCAAGGAAAGAAAGTGTTTTTTCATTCCAGCACCAGGTATAGAAATGCAAGCGGCCAGGTGGTTACAAGCTCCAGCGAAACTTTCATGATTCCGAATTCTGTATCAGCACAATTCCCGGATGGTTTTTATGCAAAAGCGCCCAATCGCAATACACAAAAAACAGGTGTGCATGTACGTAAGCGTTGCGATGAAGCGCTTACACCTGCGGCAAGCGGACAATCAAGCACTGATTTCATTGTGTTCAGGTTGGGTGAAATTCTGCTCAACTATGCAGAAGCGGCTTTCTATCTGAATAAAAATACGGAAGCGCTTAATGCAATTAACCTGGTAAGAGCAAGAGCGAAAATGCCTTTACGTACAACCTTAACCGAAGCCAACATACGGCAGGAAAGACAAGTCGAGCTGGCTTTTGAAGAGCACAGGTATTGGGATTTACGCAGATGGCGCATTGCAGAACAGGAGTTGAACGGAAAGCGTTTACAGGGATTAAACTATGTGTATGATTTTGATGCAAAAAAATACATCATCACATTAAAAAATGCAGAGGGTACAGCAAGGGTATTCCAACCCCGTCATTACTACTTACCATTGGGTATCGACAGAATTGCTGATAATCCCAGTTTGGTTGAGAACCAAGGATACTAA